A portion of the Granulosicoccus antarcticus IMCC3135 genome contains these proteins:
- a CDS encoding VOC family protein: MRTINTISLLVHDYDEAIDFYINKLGFRLLEDTAFPGCEKRWVVISPSSLSPDQGSSDTPIHNAGVQLLLAKAGDEKQKQAVGNQAGGRVFLFLNTDDFWRDHAAMKKAGVTFNEEPREEPYGIVAVFQDLYGNLWDLIQAR, from the coding sequence ATGCGCACAATCAATACCATCAGCCTGTTGGTTCATGATTACGATGAGGCTATCGACTTCTATATCAACAAGCTGGGCTTTCGCTTACTGGAGGACACCGCCTTTCCCGGCTGCGAGAAACGATGGGTGGTCATCAGTCCCTCCAGCCTGTCGCCAGATCAGGGCAGCAGTGACACCCCCATACATAACGCCGGTGTGCAACTGCTCCTGGCGAAAGCCGGCGACGAAAAGCAGAAACAGGCGGTAGGTAATCAGGCCGGTGGCCGCGTCTTTCTCTTTCTGAATACTGATGATTTCTGGCGTGACCACGCGGCCATGAAAAAAGCCGGCGTAACATTCAACGAAGAGCCACGCGAAGAGCCCTACGGTATCGTTGCCGTTTTTCAGGATCTGTACGGAAATCTCTGGGATCTCATACAAGCTCGCTAG
- a CDS encoding DMT family transporter, protein MRGIGLMIVAIGLLCTMDAVAKVLMHRGMPVIQILAMRSLVIMPLILLVFATQGKLATLRPTRPLLHACRSLVGFIAPLTFFLGIRHLPLTDAVTVSFSSIFMITLLSIVFLGEKVGLPRWSSIIAGFIGVIIVIGPEGGGELGGYLLILIGSAAYAVLFVSGRYLSSTESVASLVFSFNLGVGVVSLLLLPWYWQPQTLDQYGLLLCLALLAVCGHFLLTLAFSISEASLIAPFEYTAVLWALGFDLLIWQIAPSATTSIGAIIIISSGLYIVYRERLHQ, encoded by the coding sequence ATGCGTGGTATCGGTTTGATGATAGTGGCCATTGGCCTGCTATGCACCATGGATGCAGTAGCAAAGGTACTGATGCATCGCGGCATGCCAGTCATACAGATACTCGCCATGCGCAGCCTGGTCATCATGCCGCTCATTCTGCTGGTATTTGCCACCCAGGGAAAACTTGCAACGCTGCGGCCCACCCGCCCCCTGCTTCATGCCTGTCGAAGCCTGGTCGGATTTATCGCACCGCTCACGTTCTTTCTGGGTATCAGGCATTTGCCACTCACAGATGCCGTGACAGTTTCCTTCTCCTCCATCTTCATGATCACACTGCTGTCCATTGTATTTCTGGGAGAAAAAGTGGGCCTGCCGCGCTGGAGCTCGATCATTGCAGGCTTCATTGGCGTGATCATAGTCATTGGCCCGGAAGGTGGCGGTGAACTGGGTGGTTACCTGCTCATACTCATCGGCAGCGCCGCCTATGCCGTCCTGTTTGTCAGCGGACGTTACCTGTCGTCGACTGAATCAGTGGCGTCTCTGGTATTCAGTTTCAATCTGGGTGTTGGTGTTGTCAGCCTGTTATTACTGCCCTGGTACTGGCAGCCGCAGACGCTGGATCAGTACGGCTTGTTATTGTGCCTGGCCCTACTGGCCGTCTGCGGACATTTTCTGTTGACTCTGGCGTTCAGTATCTCGGAGGCATCATTGATTGCACCGTTCGAATACACAGCCGTATTGTGGGCTTTGGGGTTTGATCTGCTGATCTGGCAAATTGCACCGTCGGCAACAACGAGCATCGGGGCCATCATCATCATTTCAAGCGGGCTGTATATCGTCTACAGAGAGCGACTTCACCAATGA
- a CDS encoding acyl-CoA carboxylase subunit beta, with product MSTIHTRLEDMRSAALAGGGAKRVDAQHNKGKLTARERLAVLFDPHTFREWDMFVEHDCHDFGMQDNRVPGDGVVIGYGQINGRLSFAFSQDFTVLGGSLSAAHARKICKLMDHAMKVKAPVIGINDSGGARIQEGVASLGGYADVFQRNIMASGVIPQISLIMGPCAGGAVYSPAMTDFIFMVRDTSYMFVTGPEVVKTVTHEEVTQEELGGAGTHTTKSSVADAAFDNDLEALLQVRRFLHFLPASNREPAPRRDTSDDPGRLIPALDSLIPDNANLPYDIRELVTRVCDEEDFFEVQADFAANIVIGLGRMNGETVGFVANQPMILAGCLDINASRKAARFVRFCDAFSIPIVTFVDVPGFLPGSAQEFGGIIKHGAKLLFAYGEATVPKITIITRKAYGGAYDVMSSKHLRGDVNYAYPTAEIAVMGPKGAVEIIFRADRNDPERIEARTSEYREKFANPFVAGRLGFIDDVIRPHSTRAHICRDLDMLRSKHVENPWKKHDNIPL from the coding sequence ATGAGCACTATTCACACCCGGCTGGAAGACATGCGTTCAGCAGCGCTTGCCGGTGGTGGAGCCAAACGAGTCGATGCACAACACAACAAGGGCAAGCTAACGGCTCGTGAACGACTCGCGGTCCTGTTCGATCCACATACGTTTCGCGAATGGGACATGTTTGTCGAACATGATTGTCACGATTTCGGCATGCAGGACAACCGTGTACCAGGCGATGGTGTTGTCATTGGCTATGGCCAGATAAACGGTCGCTTGTCTTTTGCATTCAGTCAGGACTTCACGGTTCTGGGCGGCTCCCTGTCAGCTGCACATGCCCGCAAGATCTGCAAGCTCATGGATCATGCGATGAAGGTCAAGGCCCCCGTCATCGGCATCAACGATTCGGGGGGGGCACGCATACAGGAAGGCGTGGCATCTCTTGGAGGCTATGCCGATGTTTTCCAGAGAAACATCATGGCCTCGGGCGTCATACCCCAGATCTCTCTGATCATGGGCCCCTGTGCAGGCGGTGCCGTGTACTCACCAGCCATGACCGATTTCATATTCATGGTCAGAGACACCTCTTATATGTTTGTGACGGGACCAGAAGTAGTCAAAACGGTCACCCACGAAGAAGTCACGCAAGAAGAGCTCGGCGGCGCGGGCACACACACCACCAAGAGCAGTGTGGCGGATGCTGCGTTTGACAACGACCTGGAAGCTTTACTACAAGTACGGCGCTTTCTGCATTTTTTACCTGCCAGCAACCGCGAACCGGCACCTCGCCGTGATACCAGCGATGATCCGGGCCGCTTGATCCCTGCGCTGGACAGTCTGATACCCGACAACGCCAACCTGCCCTACGACATTCGAGAGCTGGTAACACGGGTTTGTGACGAAGAGGATTTTTTCGAAGTTCAGGCCGATTTCGCCGCCAATATCGTAATTGGCCTGGGCCGAATGAACGGTGAAACCGTTGGCTTTGTCGCCAATCAGCCGATGATTCTGGCCGGCTGCCTGGATATCAACGCCAGTCGCAAAGCGGCGCGGTTCGTTCGCTTCTGCGATGCCTTTTCTATTCCGATTGTGACTTTCGTCGACGTTCCGGGCTTTCTGCCAGGGAGCGCCCAGGAGTTCGGTGGCATCATCAAGCACGGCGCCAAACTATTGTTTGCCTATGGTGAAGCAACCGTTCCCAAAATCACGATAATCACGCGCAAGGCCTACGGTGGTGCTTACGATGTCATGTCCTCAAAGCATCTGCGCGGCGATGTCAACTATGCCTACCCGACCGCCGAAATAGCCGTTATGGGTCCCAAAGGTGCGGTCGAAATCATTTTCCGGGCAGATCGGAACGATCCGGAACGAATCGAGGCGCGCACCAGCGAATACCGGGAAAAATTTGCCAACCCCTTCGTCGCAGGCAGGCTGGGCTTTATTGACGATGTCATTCGACCGCATAGCACCCGGGCGCATATTTGCAGGGATCTGGACATGCTGCGCAGTAAGCATGTAGAAAATCCCTGGAAAAAACACGACAACATTCCACTGTGA
- a CDS encoding acetyl-CoA carboxylase biotin carboxylase subunit, whose protein sequence is MIKKILIANRGEIACRVIRTAKRLGIATVAVYSDADAQALHVRQADEAVHIGGNASADSYLRIDAIVDAARKTGADAVHPGFGFLSENAKFAKALHDAGIIFIGPGIKAIEVMGDKIESKKLADAAGVSTVPGSPEAMENADQAFEVASQIGCPVMLKASAGGGGKGMRVANTLDEVRDGFIAAQNEARNAFGDDRVFVEKFIEQPRHIEIQLIADSHGNCIYLAERECSIQRRHQKVIEEAPSSFINEATRKAMGEQAVALAAAVDYQSAGTVEFIVDAQANFFFLEMNTRLQVEHPVTECITGVDLVELMIQVAAGQPLPLSQSDVRINGWSFEARVYAENPDKGFLPSTGRITHYSPPDTRVRNNGAYTRVDTGVDAGGEISMFYDPMIAKLVTWAPSREEAIAHMRNAIDAYRIRGVQSNLPFLAALFAHPALLAGDLTTRFIEDHFPDGFDSHSFEGDAFEALPLVAAWIEWRTRLRDRKIVNAPKVARSSVMAALGQDQESLSNSNRGSDESLSVLQGDSRYDISMNRLVGIDTDWQPGDWLFHGTVDKKVVSIGVERVGNWWRLSQGGSTRDFMVLDPHVADLADYMPEKKTKDMSRFLLSPMPGLLMKILVREGDKVSAGQDLAIIEAMKMENTLTASVGGTVSKIVAATGDSLAVDAVIIEFE, encoded by the coding sequence GTGATCAAGAAAATACTCATCGCCAATCGCGGCGAGATTGCCTGTCGCGTCATTCGTACAGCCAAACGCTTGGGCATAGCCACAGTTGCTGTTTACTCTGACGCTGACGCACAGGCCTTGCATGTGCGTCAGGCAGACGAGGCGGTTCATATCGGCGGCAACGCCTCAGCCGACAGCTATCTTCGCATTGATGCCATTGTGGATGCTGCCAGAAAAACGGGAGCCGACGCCGTGCACCCGGGGTTCGGTTTTCTTTCAGAAAACGCAAAATTCGCCAAAGCACTGCATGATGCCGGCATCATTTTCATAGGTCCTGGCATCAAGGCCATCGAAGTGATGGGCGACAAGATAGAGTCGAAGAAGCTGGCTGACGCCGCCGGCGTGAGCACCGTTCCCGGAAGTCCAGAGGCCATGGAGAACGCCGACCAGGCCTTTGAGGTGGCCAGCCAGATTGGCTGCCCGGTCATGCTCAAGGCCTCCGCTGGTGGTGGTGGCAAGGGGATGCGCGTAGCAAATACGCTTGATGAGGTACGCGACGGCTTCATTGCTGCACAGAACGAAGCCCGCAATGCATTCGGTGACGACCGTGTTTTTGTTGAAAAATTCATCGAGCAACCGCGTCATATCGAGATTCAGCTAATTGCCGACTCACATGGCAATTGCATCTACCTGGCCGAACGTGAATGCTCCATCCAGCGGCGTCATCAGAAAGTGATCGAAGAGGCTCCCTCGTCTTTCATCAATGAAGCGACTCGCAAGGCGATGGGTGAGCAGGCAGTAGCACTGGCGGCCGCGGTTGACTATCAGTCAGCTGGCACCGTTGAGTTCATTGTCGATGCCCAGGCGAATTTCTTTTTCCTCGAAATGAACACCCGATTGCAGGTTGAGCACCCGGTCACCGAGTGTATTACTGGGGTGGACCTGGTCGAATTGATGATACAGGTAGCAGCGGGTCAACCGCTTCCGTTAAGCCAGAGCGATGTCAGGATAAACGGTTGGTCTTTCGAGGCACGTGTCTACGCCGAAAATCCGGACAAAGGCTTTCTACCCTCAACTGGACGTATCACGCACTACTCACCACCGGACACACGAGTGCGTAACAACGGCGCTTACACACGTGTGGATACCGGTGTCGATGCTGGTGGCGAAATCTCCATGTTTTACGATCCGATGATCGCCAAACTGGTGACCTGGGCACCCAGTCGAGAAGAGGCAATTGCACACATGCGCAATGCTATCGATGCCTACCGTATTCGCGGAGTTCAAAGCAATCTGCCTTTTCTGGCAGCCCTCTTCGCTCACCCCGCCCTGCTTGCTGGCGATTTGACTACGCGTTTCATCGAAGATCATTTTCCGGACGGATTCGACAGCCATTCCTTTGAAGGCGATGCATTCGAAGCATTACCACTGGTTGCCGCCTGGATCGAATGGCGTACCCGCCTGCGTGATCGCAAAATCGTCAATGCCCCCAAGGTGGCACGCTCATCCGTCATGGCGGCGCTGGGCCAGGATCAGGAAAGCCTGTCAAACAGCAACCGGGGTTCTGATGAGTCCCTGTCGGTTCTACAGGGTGACAGTCGATACGATATTTCCATGAACAGACTGGTGGGAATCGACACTGACTGGCAACCGGGAGACTGGTTGTTTCATGGCACCGTTGACAAGAAAGTGGTCAGTATCGGCGTGGAGCGGGTCGGTAACTGGTGGCGCCTGAGCCAGGGCGGCTCAACTCGTGACTTCATGGTGCTGGACCCACATGTGGCCGACCTGGCTGACTACATGCCAGAGAAGAAAACAAAGGATATGTCTCGCTTCCTGCTGTCACCCATGCCGGGTTTACTCATGAAAATTCTGGTCAGAGAAGGCGACAAGGTTTCCGCAGGTCAGGATCTGGCCATCATCGAGGCCATGAAAATGGAAAATACACTGACGGCGAGTGTCGGCGGAACGGTCTCGAAGATTGTTGCCGCTACCGGTGATAGCCTTGCGGTTGATGCTGTCATCATCGAATTCGAATAG
- a CDS encoding carbon-nitrogen hydrolase family protein gives MNEQAGVEERPSDRLRLLLGQMCSTNTHTGNIPALEGLCAQAAEAGCNMLCLPEASGLMNRNRSAARQIICQEAEDPYLAACREQAARYGLWLHNGSSPVLGHGDLPVNRSCLIDDKGEIVARYDKIHLFDVRLADGTCYLESSGYEAGVEAVVAETPWGRMGLSVCYDLRFPHLYRDYAKAGARLMFVPSAFTRPTGAAHWEVLLRARAIENGCFVVAAAQSGEHDDGRQTYGHSLIANPWGVVVTDLKEPVGSVVVDIDLSESDAARQQIPSLENQREYEMRVMGSPRSV, from the coding sequence ATGAATGAGCAAGCCGGTGTAGAAGAACGCCCCTCTGACCGATTGCGTCTTCTGCTGGGGCAGATGTGTTCCACAAACACCCACACAGGCAATATCCCTGCTCTGGAGGGCTTGTGTGCGCAAGCGGCCGAGGCAGGCTGCAATATGCTTTGTCTGCCTGAAGCGTCCGGATTGATGAATCGAAATCGTTCGGCAGCACGGCAGATCATTTGCCAGGAGGCCGAAGATCCTTATCTGGCTGCATGTCGAGAGCAGGCCGCACGATACGGTTTGTGGTTACACAATGGCTCCTCTCCTGTGCTCGGACACGGCGATTTGCCAGTCAATCGTTCTTGCCTGATAGATGATAAGGGCGAGATTGTTGCTCGATACGACAAGATTCATTTGTTTGATGTACGGCTGGCTGACGGAACTTGCTATCTGGAATCCAGCGGGTATGAGGCTGGCGTAGAGGCGGTTGTTGCTGAAACGCCCTGGGGGCGTATGGGTTTGTCCGTTTGCTATGACCTCCGGTTTCCCCATCTCTACCGCGATTATGCCAAAGCAGGTGCGCGTTTGATGTTCGTGCCCTCGGCATTCACACGGCCCACCGGTGCCGCTCACTGGGAGGTGCTGCTGCGAGCACGGGCTATCGAGAATGGGTGTTTCGTGGTGGCTGCAGCGCAGAGCGGCGAGCATGATGACGGACGGCAAACCTATGGCCATTCACTGATAGCGAACCCCTGGGGCGTCGTAGTGACAGACTTGAAAGAGCCTGTAGGCTCGGTTGTCGTGGATATTGACTTATCAGAATCGGATGCGGCAAGACAGCAAATTCCTTCGCTGGAAAATCAACGCGAGTATGAGATGCGTGTGATGGGATCACCGCGTAGCGTTTGA
- the mce gene encoding methylmalonyl-CoA epimerase encodes MLGNLNHVALVVSDLKLACQSWQNLLGATVSEPQALPEHGVTVVFIDLPNTRIELLEPLGDGSPVSRFLEKHTGGGMHHICMNVEDILLARDELIAKGARILGDGEPRIGAHGNPVLFMHPGDFHGTLIELEEVKPVN; translated from the coding sequence ATGTTGGGAAACCTGAATCACGTAGCCTTGGTCGTCAGCGATCTGAAGCTGGCCTGTCAGAGTTGGCAGAATTTGCTCGGAGCGACCGTGTCTGAGCCACAGGCCCTGCCAGAACACGGTGTCACTGTTGTGTTCATTGATCTGCCCAACACGCGAATCGAGTTGCTGGAACCATTGGGTGACGGCTCGCCAGTCAGCCGGTTTCTGGAGAAACATACCGGTGGTGGCATGCACCATATCTGCATGAATGTCGAAGATATCCTGCTCGCACGAGATGAGCTGATCGCGAAGGGTGCTCGTATTCTCGGTGATGGCGAACCGCGTATCGGTGCGCACGGCAATCCCGTCCTGTTCATGCACCCTGGCGACTTCCATGGAACGCTGATTGAACTTGAAGAGGTAAAACCGGTCAACTAA
- the ccmI gene encoding c-type cytochrome biogenesis protein CcmI, with product MTLFFISAALLVGLCLSWLLLGLFRSNHSDTDQEAVNITLARERRATLDEALANGSIDQASHDYEREQLEYDLASELKLETDRPTTRKGHMAVAIIVAIFVPVAAGALYLQLGNPTAILQADNPPQSVAAATDQAPALADLLPQLEARLAAAPDDVNGWRLLGRSYLSVNEFSRARGAFERALALEENDVTTLAQLAESIAMTKDGDLSGESLTYLERANLIDPDHEHTLWLLAIARQQTGDHEGALQAFDRLAAMSQDNAEAITTIDQMRARSLEAMAGATSAVPSESTESAVSEQSDTDQTSAEPVADTVTSVQVSVSLSDAAKAQVSDDNAVFIYARASEGPPMPLAVSRLSVRDLPATITLDDSMAMIPNMTLSAYPSVTIGARVSPSGNPLSQPGDWFSEQNNVLVDETDSLNLIIDTQTP from the coding sequence ATGACACTGTTTTTCATATCGGCCGCGTTGCTGGTCGGGCTTTGCCTGTCATGGTTACTGCTTGGCCTGTTCCGCTCCAACCACTCAGATACCGACCAGGAGGCCGTCAATATCACGCTTGCACGTGAGCGACGAGCCACGCTGGACGAAGCTCTGGCGAACGGCTCCATTGACCAGGCAAGCCATGATTATGAACGTGAGCAACTGGAATATGACCTGGCTTCCGAGCTGAAGCTGGAAACTGACCGGCCCACCACCCGCAAGGGCCATATGGCAGTTGCCATCATTGTTGCCATTTTCGTTCCGGTAGCTGCCGGCGCACTGTATCTGCAACTGGGCAACCCCACGGCAATTCTGCAAGCTGACAACCCACCACAGAGCGTAGCAGCAGCCACCGATCAGGCACCGGCACTGGCAGATCTTCTGCCTCAGCTGGAAGCGCGCCTGGCAGCAGCCCCCGACGATGTGAATGGATGGCGGCTTCTGGGTCGCAGCTATCTGTCGGTCAACGAGTTTTCCCGAGCTCGAGGTGCCTTTGAACGGGCACTGGCGCTGGAAGAAAATGATGTCACGACTCTGGCACAGCTTGCGGAGTCCATTGCCATGACAAAGGATGGCGATTTATCCGGGGAATCACTGACTTACCTGGAACGGGCCAATCTGATCGATCCTGACCATGAACACACTCTTTGGCTGCTGGCAATTGCCCGACAGCAGACCGGCGATCACGAAGGGGCATTGCAAGCCTTTGATCGGCTCGCAGCCATGTCTCAGGACAATGCCGAAGCCATCACCACCATCGACCAGATGCGTGCAAGATCACTCGAAGCCATGGCTGGAGCTACTAGTGCTGTGCCCAGTGAGTCAACAGAGTCAGCTGTAAGCGAGCAATCCGATACTGATCAGACCAGTGCAGAACCCGTTGCCGACACCGTAACGTCGGTGCAAGTGAGTGTCTCTCTAAGTGATGCCGCCAAGGCCCAGGTTAGCGATGACAATGCAGTCTTCATCTACGCCCGTGCGAGTGAGGGCCCACCGATGCCATTGGCAGTCAGTCGCCTCAGCGTTCGTGACTTACCCGCTACAATCACCCTGGACGATTCCATGGCAATGATTCCGAACATGACCTTGTCAGCCTACCCCAGTGTCACAATCGGTGCACGAGTCTCCCCTTCTGGCAACCCACTGTCCCAACCCGGAGACTGGTTCAGCGAGCAAAACAATGTCCTTGTCGATGAAACGGACAGTCTCAATCTGATCATTGATACTCAAACACCCTGA